In Actinomadura citrea, a single window of DNA contains:
- a CDS encoding carbohydrate kinase family protein translates to MTRVVVVGDLMTDTVARAAFPLAKGSDTPAAVTTHGGGSGANVAAWLAVEGTDAAFVGRRGSDIAGRNRDMELMGYGVDARLVMDQERPTGTCVVMVTHKGDRTMLSDPGANAALLPEDIERCKDLFSGGTHLHLSGYSLINEGSRKAAIHTLEIARKIQMSVSVDGGSSSPLKRMGAEPFLEWTQGARLLVVNTKEAEILTGRDTPEQAAKVLTAWYPQVVIKTGADGALWYTNGRPEPVTVAAEPVEKIIDGTGAGDAFVAGFLPPWLDGKQPADALTAGCRLAARAMQHLGARPTLDVVDNQIK, encoded by the coding sequence ATGACGCGCGTGGTCGTGGTCGGCGATCTTATGACAGACACCGTGGCGCGTGCCGCCTTTCCCCTGGCCAAGGGGAGCGACACGCCCGCCGCCGTGACGACGCACGGTGGCGGCTCCGGCGCCAACGTGGCCGCATGGCTCGCCGTGGAGGGGACCGACGCCGCATTCGTCGGCCGCCGCGGCTCCGACATCGCGGGCCGGAACCGGGACATGGAACTGATGGGCTACGGCGTCGACGCCCGCCTCGTCATGGACCAGGAACGTCCCACGGGCACCTGTGTGGTCATGGTCACCCACAAGGGCGACCGGACGATGCTGTCGGACCCCGGCGCCAACGCCGCCCTCCTGCCGGAGGACATCGAGCGCTGCAAGGACCTGTTCTCCGGAGGCACCCACCTGCACCTGTCGGGCTACTCCCTGATCAACGAGGGATCCCGCAAGGCGGCCATCCACACTCTGGAGATCGCCCGCAAGATACAGATGTCGGTCTCCGTGGACGGCGGCTCGTCCTCCCCGCTCAAGCGGATGGGCGCCGAGCCCTTCCTGGAGTGGACGCAGGGCGCCCGCCTCCTGGTCGTCAACACCAAGGAGGCCGAGATCCTCACCGGCCGCGACACGCCGGAGCAGGCCGCCAAGGTCCTGACCGCCTGGTACCCGCAGGTCGTGATCAAGACCGGCGCCGACGGCGCCCTCTGGTACACCAACGGCCGCCCCGAGCCCGTCACCGTCGCGGCGGAGCCCGTCGAGAAGATCATCGACGGCACCGGCGCCGGCGACGCGTTCGTCGCCGGGTTCCTCCCGCCGTGGCTGGACGGCAAGCAGCCGGCCGACGCCCTCACCGCGGGCTGCCGCCTGGCCGCCCGCGCCATGCAGCATCTGGGCGCCCGTCCGACCCTCGACGTGGTGGACAACCAGATCAAGTAG
- a CDS encoding LysR family transcriptional regulator, translated as MPPTLESLLECPPGLLDMTFDQLRTLLVVHETGSALRAARVLGREQSSVQKQLDTLNRNSQMLCGEVLTVRQGRGKDYLFTPTGETTVELARTTFGKWLESIHWSRRRLGRMLTVGTTEFTLPIVSRAWDRVSEEFRQREVEFKVAHVRTKDLWSRLETRQVDLICGSIVSTPEGDLRLEEYEVVEYARGQALLLTNLPEGELPDTPVQTSRLGRVPLVVPPAGLVADLLATWYGTNFRERLNVVADIDDVHYGLSLLRSGFVRGCMIVTGSIGRGMAAQEDPDAVPLRTIGLHDDLEPKAELMTGAFVRRADLERYDAGHPLNRLWDAVREDVRTYTPLA; from the coding sequence GTGCCACCGACCCTGGAGTCGCTGCTGGAGTGTCCGCCCGGCCTGCTCGACATGACGTTCGACCAGCTGCGGACCCTGCTGGTGGTGCACGAGACGGGGTCGGCGCTGCGGGCGGCGCGGGTGCTGGGGCGCGAGCAGTCGAGCGTCCAGAAGCAGCTCGACACGCTGAACCGCAACAGCCAGATGCTGTGCGGCGAGGTCCTGACCGTCCGGCAGGGGCGCGGGAAGGACTACCTGTTCACCCCGACCGGGGAGACCACGGTCGAACTGGCGCGCACGACGTTCGGGAAATGGCTGGAGTCCATTCACTGGAGCCGCCGCCGCCTCGGACGCATGCTGACGGTCGGCACCACCGAGTTCACCCTGCCGATCGTCTCCAGGGCCTGGGACCGGGTCTCGGAGGAGTTCCGGCAGCGCGAGGTCGAGTTCAAGGTCGCCCACGTCCGCACCAAGGACCTGTGGTCCCGGCTGGAGACCCGCCAGGTCGACCTCATCTGCGGCAGCATCGTCAGCACCCCCGAGGGCGACCTGCGCCTGGAGGAGTACGAGGTCGTCGAGTACGCCCGGGGCCAGGCGCTGCTGCTCACCAACCTGCCGGAGGGCGAGCTGCCCGACACGCCGGTGCAGACCAGCCGCCTCGGGCGGGTCCCGCTGGTGGTACCGCCCGCCGGACTCGTCGCCGACCTGCTCGCCACCTGGTACGGGACGAACTTCCGCGAGCGGCTCAACGTCGTCGCCGACATCGACGACGTGCACTACGGGCTGTCGCTGCTGCGGTCGGGGTTCGTGCGCGGCTGCATGATCGTCACCGGTTCGATCGGGCGGGGCATGGCCGCGCAGGAGGACCCCGACGCCGTCCCGCTGCGCACGATCGGGCTGCACGACGACCTGGAGCCCAAGGCCGAGCTCATGACGGGCGCCTTCGTCCGCCGCGCCGACCTCGAACGCTACGACGCGGGCCACCCCCTGAACCGCCTCTGGGACGCGGTCAGGGAGGACGTCCGCACCTACACCCCGCTCGCCTGA
- a CDS encoding RecQ family ATP-dependent DNA helicase produces MSSSDGLRDEAERCLRALAGDHARLRDDQWTAISALVVERRRALVVQRTGWGKSAVYFVATRLLRERGAGPTVIVSPLLALMRNQIDAAVRAGIRARTINSSNTGDWDQVFAEVEQGAVDVLLVSPERLNNPDFRDLVLPKLAAGAGLVVVDEAHCISDWGHDFRPDYRRLRTLLAELPPGIPVLATTATANARVTEDVAEQLAGDDALVLRGPLERDSLHLAVVNLPSAEQRIAWLGEHLGDLPGSGIIYTLTVAAAHEITGWLRDRGHEVAAYSGQTEQAERLQAERDLHDNKLKALVATSALGMGFDKPDLGFIVHVGAPQSPVAYYQQIGRAGRGVDRAEVILLPGREDRDIWAYFASLAFPPEHIVRSTLDVLDTADRPLSTTALEPLVDLNRARLEMMLKVLDVDGAARRVKGGWTSTGEPWSYDRERYERVTAERRREQQAMLDYIATSGCREEFLRRQLDDPAAAPCGRCDNCTGRHWPTDVTQESATQARERLQRPGVDIAPRRMWPTGVKDDLGVSGRIKPELQAETGRALGRLTDIGWGNRLRDLFAAGDTEVPADLVDAVVQVLAAWDWTDRPTGVVTVGSRSRPRLVTTFGRRIAQIGRLPYLGELVPVGEPVPRRHNSAQRLRSVWHTLTVPTDLAEALADDPGHILLVDDRIETGWTMTVATRLLKEAGARTTLPLALATPN; encoded by the coding sequence ATGAGCTCCTCGGACGGTCTGCGCGACGAGGCCGAGCGGTGCCTGCGCGCCCTCGCCGGTGACCACGCGCGGCTGCGCGACGACCAGTGGACGGCGATCAGCGCGCTCGTCGTCGAGCGGCGGCGCGCCCTCGTCGTGCAGCGGACGGGCTGGGGCAAGTCCGCCGTCTACTTCGTGGCGACCCGGCTGCTGCGCGAGCGCGGCGCCGGCCCCACGGTGATCGTCTCGCCGCTGCTGGCGCTGATGCGCAACCAGATCGACGCCGCCGTCCGGGCGGGCATCCGCGCCCGCACGATCAACTCCTCCAACACCGGCGACTGGGACCAGGTCTTCGCCGAGGTCGAGCAGGGCGCGGTCGACGTCCTGCTGGTGAGCCCCGAGCGGCTCAACAACCCCGACTTCCGCGATCTCGTCCTGCCCAAGCTCGCCGCGGGCGCCGGGCTGGTCGTGGTCGACGAGGCGCACTGCATCTCCGACTGGGGCCACGACTTCCGCCCCGACTACCGGCGGCTGCGCACCCTGCTGGCCGAGCTGCCGCCCGGCATCCCGGTGCTCGCCACCACCGCGACGGCCAACGCCCGCGTCACCGAGGACGTCGCCGAGCAGCTCGCCGGCGACGACGCCCTGGTCCTGCGCGGGCCTCTCGAACGCGACTCGCTGCACCTCGCCGTGGTGAACCTCCCCTCCGCCGAGCAGCGCATCGCCTGGCTGGGCGAGCATCTCGGCGACCTCCCGGGCAGCGGCATCATCTACACCCTCACCGTCGCGGCGGCCCACGAGATCACCGGGTGGCTCCGCGACCGCGGTCACGAGGTGGCCGCCTACTCCGGCCAGACCGAGCAGGCCGAACGCCTCCAGGCCGAGCGGGACCTCCACGACAACAAGCTCAAGGCCCTCGTCGCCACCAGCGCCCTCGGCATGGGCTTCGACAAACCCGACCTCGGCTTCATCGTCCACGTCGGCGCCCCGCAGTCCCCGGTGGCCTACTACCAGCAGATCGGCCGCGCGGGCCGCGGCGTCGACCGCGCCGAGGTGATCCTGCTGCCCGGCCGCGAGGACCGCGACATCTGGGCCTACTTCGCGAGCCTCGCCTTCCCGCCGGAGCACATCGTCCGCAGCACGCTGGACGTCCTGGACACGGCCGACCGCCCCCTCTCCACCACGGCCCTGGAACCGCTGGTCGACCTCAACCGGGCCCGCCTGGAGATGATGCTCAAGGTCCTCGACGTCGACGGCGCCGCCCGCCGCGTCAAGGGCGGCTGGACGTCCACCGGCGAGCCCTGGTCCTACGACCGCGAGCGCTACGAGCGCGTCACCGCCGAACGCCGCCGCGAACAGCAGGCCATGCTCGACTACATCGCGACTTCCGGCTGCCGCGAGGAGTTCCTGCGCCGCCAGCTGGACGACCCCGCCGCGGCCCCCTGCGGCCGCTGCGACAACTGCACGGGCCGCCACTGGCCCACCGACGTCACCCAGGAGAGCGCGACCCAGGCCCGCGAACGCCTGCAGCGTCCCGGCGTCGACATCGCCCCCCGCCGCATGTGGCCGACCGGCGTCAAGGACGACCTGGGCGTCTCCGGCCGCATCAAGCCCGAGCTGCAGGCCGAGACGGGTCGCGCCCTCGGCCGCCTCACCGACATCGGCTGGGGCAACCGCCTGCGCGACCTGTTCGCCGCCGGCGACACCGAGGTCCCCGCCGACCTTGTGGACGCCGTCGTGCAGGTCCTCGCCGCCTGGGACTGGACGGACCGCCCCACCGGCGTCGTCACCGTCGGCTCCCGCTCCCGCCCCCGCCTGGTCACGACGTTCGGGCGGCGCATCGCCCAGATCGGCCGCCTGCCGTACCTGGGGGAGCTGGTCCCCGTCGGCGAGCCCGTGCCGCGCCGCCACAACAGCGCCCAGCGCCTCCGCTCGGTCTGGCACACCCTGACCGTTCCCACCGACCTGGCGGAGGCCCTCGCCGACGACCCCGGCCACATCCTCCTGGTGGACGACCGCATAGAAACCGGCTGGACGATGACCGTGGCCACCCGCCTCCTGAAGGAGGCCGGAGCCAGAACCACCCTCCCGCTGGCCCTGGCCACCCCCAACTGA
- a CDS encoding threonine/serine ThrE exporter family protein encodes MDGSPPEPPEDEPGEIVDPRVIDLVLRVGELLLASGETTERVNEAMLGLGVAYELPRCEVQVTLTSILVSAHPGGGAAPMTSARSIRRRTPAYWRLTALHQLVQDASIGMLELDEGHKRLAEIKRAGPPYPTWLLVVSLGLIAASGSVLSGGGPLVATTAFVATMLGDRTAAALARRGIAEFFQLTVAAAIGAAAAAVVVAMGNPGQAATIVTGSILALLPGRPLVASIQDGITGDLVSAGARVLEVFFMIAAIVAGLGAVVYIGVSLGVPIDVRHLPTPSASLEPVAVIAAAAISLTFAVSLAAPRDVLTTVALGGALIWVLYVLARGWHVPPVLAAALAATVVGVMASWLARRHGEPVMPFVVPAIGPLLPGTALYRGMVELNTGSPQAGVLSLIGAVSVALALGAGVNLGGELVRAFQHVGLSASGRWARPAARRTRGF; translated from the coding sequence ATGGACGGGTCGCCCCCGGAACCGCCCGAAGACGAGCCCGGCGAGATCGTCGACCCGCGGGTCATCGACCTCGTCCTGCGGGTGGGCGAGCTCCTCCTGGCCAGCGGCGAGACCACCGAACGCGTGAACGAGGCCATGCTGGGCCTGGGCGTGGCCTACGAACTCCCGCGTTGCGAGGTGCAGGTCACTCTGACGAGCATCCTCGTCTCGGCGCACCCCGGCGGGGGCGCGGCGCCGATGACCAGCGCGCGGTCCATCCGGCGACGGACTCCGGCCTACTGGCGGCTCACCGCGCTGCACCAGCTCGTCCAGGACGCTTCCATCGGCATGCTCGAACTGGACGAGGGCCACAAGCGGCTCGCGGAGATCAAGAGGGCCGGCCCGCCCTATCCGACCTGGCTGCTGGTGGTGTCCCTCGGGCTCATCGCCGCGTCCGGCAGCGTGCTGTCCGGCGGCGGGCCGCTGGTGGCGACCACCGCGTTCGTCGCCACGATGCTGGGCGACCGCACGGCCGCCGCGCTGGCGCGCCGCGGCATCGCGGAGTTCTTCCAGCTGACGGTGGCCGCCGCGATCGGCGCGGCGGCGGCCGCGGTGGTGGTGGCGATGGGCAACCCCGGCCAGGCCGCCACGATCGTCACCGGCTCGATCCTGGCGCTGCTCCCGGGGCGTCCGCTGGTGGCGAGCATCCAGGACGGCATCACCGGCGACCTGGTCAGCGCCGGGGCGCGGGTGCTGGAGGTCTTCTTCATGATCGCGGCGATCGTCGCCGGGCTGGGCGCCGTGGTGTACATCGGGGTGAGCCTGGGCGTGCCGATCGACGTCCGGCATCTGCCCACCCCGTCGGCGAGCCTGGAGCCCGTCGCCGTCATCGCCGCCGCCGCCATCTCGCTGACGTTCGCGGTGTCCCTGGCGGCCCCGCGGGACGTGCTGACCACCGTCGCCCTCGGCGGCGCGCTGATCTGGGTGCTCTACGTCCTGGCCCGAGGATGGCACGTTCCACCCGTGTTGGCCGCGGCCCTGGCCGCCACTGTCGTCGGCGTGATGGCGAGCTGGCTCGCCCGCCGGCACGGGGAGCCCGTCATGCCGTTCGTGGTCCCCGCCATCGGCCCGCTGCTGCCGGGGACGGCGCTCTACCGCGGCATGGTCGAGCTCAACACCGGTTCGCCGCAGGCCGGCGTGCTGAGCCTCATCGGAGCCGTGTCCGTGGCGCTCGCCCTCGGCGCCGGAGTGAACCTCGGCGGCGAACTCGTCCGCGCGTTCCAGCACGTCGGCCTGAGCGCGTCCGGCCGCTGGGCCCGCCCGGCGGCCCGCCGAACCCGCGGCTTCTGA
- a CDS encoding DUF6745 domain-containing protein, translating into MLTGTVRETHFVVGDWQAAAFATGPTDRARAEAGVTAAYASAGLRPPERFLWVPSPVRGAVLAAVIAGHGEALEKAGLDGLLERARADLGASEAGPSVLTDVRTRPWEAERAAACSELGPEQWPRAWAETGGLLWNQVQSLVTRVRGAVGEQAQSGSGRAADRRSTSEVDAAGSLLRAATLDAVLGQHDGPWLALFESLGRLDGPLAGPAEVARSAGWWWPYERLVILSERPSELYRDEPGRLHRGDGPALAYPDGFALHAWRGMPIPPDFVASLSNLTPDRISSEQNAELRRVMLEIFGYDRYLAETGARPLHRDETGVLWSIDLPGDEPVVMVEVVNSTPEPDGTHRTYYLRVPPDTRTARAGVAWTFGVDEADYHPEKQT; encoded by the coding sequence GTGCTTACCGGAACGGTACGCGAGACCCACTTCGTGGTGGGCGACTGGCAGGCGGCGGCGTTCGCCACAGGCCCCACCGACCGCGCCCGCGCCGAGGCGGGCGTGACCGCCGCCTACGCCTCCGCCGGGCTGAGGCCCCCCGAGCGGTTCCTGTGGGTGCCCTCCCCCGTGCGCGGCGCCGTCCTGGCGGCCGTGATCGCCGGGCACGGCGAGGCGCTGGAGAAGGCCGGGCTGGACGGGCTGCTGGAGCGGGCCCGCGCCGATCTCGGTGCCAGTGAGGCGGGGCCGAGCGTCCTGACGGACGTGCGCACCCGCCCCTGGGAGGCCGAACGTGCGGCGGCCTGTTCCGAACTGGGGCCGGAGCAGTGGCCTCGCGCGTGGGCCGAGACCGGTGGCCTGCTGTGGAACCAGGTGCAGTCGCTGGTGACGCGCGTCCGCGGCGCGGTCGGCGAGCAGGCGCAGAGCGGGTCCGGCAGGGCGGCGGACCGGCGGTCCACCTCGGAGGTGGACGCGGCCGGGTCGCTGCTGCGCGCGGCCACGCTGGACGCCGTCCTGGGCCAGCACGACGGGCCATGGCTGGCGTTGTTCGAGTCGCTCGGCCGCCTCGACGGCCCGCTGGCGGGGCCGGCGGAGGTGGCCCGGTCGGCCGGCTGGTGGTGGCCCTACGAGCGGCTGGTGATCCTCTCGGAGCGGCCGAGCGAGCTGTACCGCGACGAGCCCGGACGGCTGCACCGCGGGGACGGTCCCGCCCTCGCCTATCCGGACGGATTCGCGCTGCACGCATGGCGCGGCATGCCGATCCCGCCCGACTTCGTCGCGTCGCTGAGCAATCTGACGCCCGACCGCATCTCCTCCGAGCAGAACGCCGAGCTGCGCCGCGTGATGCTGGAGATCTTCGGTTACGACCGGTACCTGGCCGAGACCGGCGCACGGCCCCTGCACCGGGACGAGACGGGCGTCCTGTGGTCGATCGACCTGCCGGGCGACGAGCCGGTGGTCATGGTGGAGGTGGTCAACTCCACCCCTGAACCGGACGGAACGCACCGCACCTACTACCTGCGCGTCCCGCCCGACACCCGCACGGCGCGCGCGGGCGTCGCGTGGACGTTCGGCGTGGACGAGGCCGACTACCACCCCGAAAAGCAGACTTGA
- a CDS encoding YdeI/OmpD-associated family protein, which translates to MMHFADAAEWEAWLAEHHDSGDGAWLKIAKKGADTGSVTITQALEIALCYGWIDSRRRSYDEHFYLQRYSRRRKGGSWSRKNVERVEALTAAGRMRPPGLAEVAAAQADGRWAAAYTAQRDAGVPPDLTAALAACPQAAARFEALDRTTRYLLILPLLKARTPAGRAARLHRAVSDLMNQ; encoded by the coding sequence ATGATGCACTTCGCGGACGCCGCCGAGTGGGAGGCGTGGCTGGCCGAGCACCACGACAGCGGTGACGGCGCCTGGCTGAAGATCGCCAAGAAGGGGGCGGACACCGGCTCCGTCACGATCACGCAGGCGCTGGAGATCGCGCTGTGCTACGGCTGGATCGACAGCCGGCGCAGGTCCTATGACGAGCACTTCTACCTGCAGCGGTACTCACGCCGCCGCAAGGGCGGCTCCTGGTCGCGCAAGAACGTCGAGCGCGTGGAGGCCCTGACCGCCGCCGGGCGGATGCGACCGCCCGGCCTGGCCGAGGTCGCCGCCGCCCAGGCGGACGGCCGCTGGGCGGCCGCCTACACCGCCCAGCGGGACGCCGGCGTCCCGCCCGACCTGACGGCCGCGCTCGCCGCCTGCCCGCAGGCCGCCGCCCGCTTCGAGGCGCTCGACAGGACCACCCGGTACCTCCTGATCCTTCCGCTGCTCAAGGCCCGGACCCCGGCCGGGCGCGCCGCCCGCCTGCACAGGGCGGTCTCCGACCTGATGAATCAGTAG